One Trichoderma atroviride chromosome 7, complete sequence DNA segment encodes these proteins:
- a CDS encoding uncharacterized protein (EggNog:ENOG41~SECRETED:SignalP(1-18)) has translation MQFSTLFTLAAGAAVAAAQSTSTLTSTTTSIVTITQCPETVTNCPYRTPTAPATTSEAVTTSAAPTTSAAETTAVPTSSHLPIWTVSNSTSATAAGTNPVGTTAPTTIVTVPAGTGAGSGAVPTGPSGSGAGAPTGIPSVPTSGAAKMVQSGSIVAAVAAAFALVF, from the coding sequence ATGCAGTTCTCCACGCTCTTCACTcttgccgccggcgctgccgttgccgctgctcagAGCACCTCCACTCTGACCTCGACGACCACCTCCATCGTCACCATCACCCAGTGCCCTGAGACCGTCACAAACTGCCCTTACCGCACTCCTACCGCTCCTGCGACCACCAGCGAGGCTGTCACCACCTCTGCTGCTCCCACCACCTCGGCCGCTGAGACCACTGCTGTCCCGACTTCCAGCCACCTCCCCATCTGGACCGTCTCCAACAGCACctctgccactgctgctggcaccaaCCCCGTCGGCACCACTGCTCCCACCACCATTGTCACCGTTCCCGCTGGCACTGGCgctggctctggcgctgTTCCTACCGGCccctctggctctggcgctggtgctccCACTGGCATTCCCTCTGTGCCCACCAGCGGCGCCGCCAAGATGGTTCAGTCCGGCTCCATCGTTGCCgccgtggctgctgcctttgccctGGTCTTCTAA
- a CDS encoding uncharacterized protein (EggNog:ENOG41) — MASYSTDPALYIYTSLTAGSSHIVTATSRLETILRANKVPFKAIDIATDDKARMLWGRRAGKDENGRARKFPALVQEGLVLGDIVEIEEWNEYGELKQHVKIYYDESTIPDIEHKYPEPVKKKKTVKKSAVAKAAAAAATEAKAAADAPAAAAAPPPPPGPVPEPKVGSMPRASVESVRSVADEAAAKAKELRLNALREKVHGKKTEEPKDETKEEKTEASEETKEPAEEPAKVEETKEPEAEKIVEPAKVEEPAVEEPTVEETKAEETKAEETKVEEPKVEDTHVEETKEPEAETKEESAKVEEVKQPEAEKTEEPAKVEEPKVEEPKVEEPKVEEPKVEEPKVEEPKVEEPKVEEPKVEETKVEETKVQEVPAKVEETKAEKTSEPEVEKKEEAEKEIEQAKEEAPSKDEAEVKEDKTEKPEVEEKKAEEKVDEEKTKEAEPDAKEAEVAKDQDEVSEHEVREELEKVKEEDEEEAENNRNNDTDTDYADEKKKAQPEEVEEHTNEKGIKRAKIKILRILLLLKRTKRETRVKKRRSLKPKRQL; from the exons ATGGCGTCCTACTCGACTGATCCCGCGCTGTACATCTACACCTCCCTGACTGCGGGCTCCTCACACATCGTCACCGCGACCTCACGCCTCGAGACGATCCTGCGCGCCAACAAAGTCCCGTTCAAGGCCATCGACATCGCCACCGATGACAAGGCGCGCATGCTTTGGGGCCGCCGAGCCGGCAAGGACGAGAATGGCAGGGCGAGGAAGTTTCCGGCGCTGGTGCAGGAGGGGCTGGTTCTAGGG GATATCGTGGAAATCGAAGAGTGGAACGAATATGGCGAGCTGAAGCAGCACGTCAAGATTTACTACGACGAAAGCACCATCCCCGACATCGAGCACAAATATCCAGAGCcggtcaagaagaagaagacggtcAAGAAGTCTGCTGTCGccaaggctgcggcggcggcggccactgaagcaaaggctgctgccgatgcacctgccgctgccgctgcgccTCCGCCTCCCCCTGGACCCGTTCCCGAGCCCAAGGTTGGTTCAATGCCGAGAGCCAGCGTTGAGTCTGTGCGATCGGTCGCCGATGAAGCTGCGGCAAAGGCTAAGGAGCTTCGCCTGAACGCTCTTCGGGAAAAGGTGCAcgggaagaagacggaggagCCGAAAGACGAGacaaaggaggagaagacagAAGCGAGCGAAGAGACCAAGGAGCCAGCAGAGGAACCGGCCAAGGTAGAGGAGACTAAAGAAccagaggctgagaagattGTGGAACCAGCCAAGGTTGAAGAGCCCGCGGTTGAAGAGCCCACGGTTGAAGAGACCAAGGCAGAGGAGACCAAGGCAGAGGAGACCAAAGTCGAAGAGCCCAAGGTAGAGGATACCCATGTCGAAGAGACTAAAGAACCAGAGGCCGAGACGAAGGAGGAATCAGCCAAGGTAGAGGAGGTCAAGCAAccagaggctgagaagacaGAGGAACCAGCCAAGGTTGAAGAGCCCAAGGTCGAAGAGCCCAAGGTTGAAGAGCCCAAGGTTGAAGAGCCCAAGGTTGAAGAGCCCAAGGTCGAAGAGCCCAAGGTCGAAGAGCCCAAGGTTGAAGAGCCCAAGGTCGAAGAGACCAAGGTAGAGGAAACCAAGGTTCAAGAGGTTCCCGCCAAGGTAGAGGAAACCAAGGCAGAGAAGACCAGTGAACCAGAggttgagaagaaagaagaagctgaaaaggagattgagcaagccaaagaagaggccCCTAGCAAAGACGAAGCTGAAGTCAAAGAAGATAAGACTGAGAAGCCCGAagttgaggagaagaaggctgaagagAAGGTTGACGAAGAAAAGACCAAGGAAGCTGAGCCAGACGCAAAGGAGGCGGAAGTAGCCAAAGACCAAGATGAAGTGTCTGAGCACGAGGTACGCGAGGAACtcgaaaaggtcaaggaagaggacgaagaagaggccgaaaACAATCGCAATAATGATACCGATACCGACTATgccgatgagaagaaaaaggcacagCCAGAGGAAGTGGAGGAACACACAAACGAGAAGG GGataaagagagcaaagataAAGATTCTTCGCATTCTCTTGCTTCTAAAGAGGACAAAGCGCGAGACCAGAGTAAAGAAAAGACGAAGCCTCAAGCCAAAGCGTCAGCTCTAG
- a CDS encoding uncharacterized protein (BUSCO:EOG092D0HE1~TransMembrane:16 (i72-93o513-531i576-599o605-625i637-658o664-681i693-710o737-758i770-788o812-833i845-863o869-896i908-923o960-978i990-1013o1028-1050i)): MPPKSSKAMDGLDFKAISKQFAKAKAAREAREAQEAEATAKGLPTEKEQTAILEAQRDKLNKKRQRAYERRWWWTTGFWTFLFAVHAVGIWLFSSGFLLTRLVLEDKSSCAAPPVEGLAASLAALDVQKGCWHPKQFDRAVVILIDALRYDFTIPEDPAAAHAFHNSLPFLYDTAVKTPQNAFLRPFIADPPTTTLQRLKGLTTGTLPTFIDAGSNFAGTAIDEDNLLMQLRDAGKKIAHLGDDTWWSLFPGHFEPNISKPYDSFNVWDLHTVDNGVMDNIFPLLEASKEGQWDLLIGHCLGVDHAGHRYGPDHSAMTAKLQQMNEFITKVAGSIDDDTLLIVMGDHGMDGKGDHGGESDDEVEAALWMYSKRSFFGRTSSEFVTPPATAKIRPVNQIDLVPTLALLLGIPIPFNNLGKPIEEAFAGQKGNNWANLAAVSRLASAGIERYRQSYFKARGIHQTTETGSPAALWELANKAGLKDKVAYDAFTKFEDEALQVYKGLWARFDVPRIVAGVFVTAVGLVMLVMYASKPADEEFVVANDAELDYAERRLELMNLNQEDKEEHPDQGYHRSLLGGLADARVLFVVGVLVAVGVYRQQPLDGLAALTVTLLITGVISSLSTAGKTLANILPKTFWGWLSVVLTLSHSIGFASNSYTIWEDSILLFFMATFGVAVLISSFRIESKVDRTMAIYHTVTFILLGRLASYSKLCREEQMPYCTSTYYSSVTSSTSAPWQLVIPFAVFIILPDVIKAFLIPSKSYESLAPTWIGYAFRGSLFLSALYWTIDSANNGGWLAERFSESTLKSTGVYLAQIILALSLIVGSTSFAWAPPNISILSTQSKTGQLVTILGYGNAMGARYLYLPLNLLAACILLTKPMGSGALAIMMWQILCLVEIIDLNQLKSEAIGPVMLAILGNFYFFKTGHQAVLSSIQWDSAFIPLFSIRYPWSPLAVGLNTFAGQIIAAASVPLVVLWKVGPKQRGVLEKSARALAVFIAYFAVEALATMSWAGWLRRHLMLYRVFCPRFMLAALLLLAMDLVGVLVSLVGVRTNTMAVCEVFGWVE; this comes from the coding sequence ATGCCTCCGAAAAGCTCAAAGGCCATGGACGGCCTCGACTTCAAGGCCATTTCAAAGCAATtcgcaaaggcaaaggccgccCGCGAGGCCAGAGAAGCGcaagaggccgaggccacAGCCAAGGGCCTGCCCACCGAGAAGGAACAGACGGCCATCCTCGAGGCGCAGCGGGATAAGCTCAACAAGAAGCGGCAAAGGGCCTACGAGAGACGCTGGTGGTGGACGACGGGCTTCTGGACGTTCCTCTTCGCCGTCCATGCCGTGGGCAtctggctcttctccagcggCTTCCTGCTGAcgaggctggtgctggaggaCAAATCCAGCTGTGCCGCGCCGCCGGTCGAGGGCCTGGCCGCGAGCCTGGCCGCGCTGGATGTGCAAAAGGGGTGCTGGCATCCGAAGCAGTTTGACCGCGCCGTCGTGATCCTGATTGACGCCCTGCGATACGACTTTACCATTCCCGAGGATCCGGCCGCGGCGCACGCCTTCCACAACTCGCTGCCCTTCCTGTACGACACGGCTGTCAAGACGCCCCAGAATGCCTTCCTGCGGCCCTTTATTGCCGAcccgccgacgacgacgctgcAGAGGCTCAAGGGCTTGACGACGGGGACGCTGCCGACCTTTATCGATGCGGGTAGCAACTTTGCTGGAACCGCCATTGACGAGGACAACTTGCTGATGCAGCTGAGGGACGCGGGCAAGAAGATTGCGCATCTGGGAGACGACACTTGGTGGTCTCTGTTCCCGGGCCACTTTGAGCCCAATATCAGCAAGCCCTATGATAGCTTCAATGTTTGGGACCTGCACACGGTCGACAACGGAGTCATGGACAACATCTTTCCGCTTTTGGAGGCGTCCAAGGAGGGACAGTGGGATCTCCTCATTGGCCACTGCTTGGGCGTTGACCATGCTGGACACCGCTATGGTCCTGATCACTCCGCCATGAccgccaagctgcagcagatgaacGAATTCATCACCAAAGTTGCGGGATCCATTGACGACGACACGCTCCTCATAGTCATGGGTGACCACGGCATGGATGGAAAAGGCGATCACGGAGGCgagagcgacgatgaagtCGAGGCTGCTCTGTGGATGTATTCCAAGCGATCCTTTTTCGGCAGAACATCGTCTGAGTTTGTCACTCCACCGGCTACTGCCAAGATTCGCCCTGTTAACCAGATTGATCTTGTGCCAACccttgcgctgcttctgggCATTCCTATCCCGTTCAATAACCTCGGAAAGCCGATTGAAGAGGCCTTTGCGGGACAAAAGGGCAACAACTGGGCtaatcttgctgctgtttcgCGACTGGCCTCTGCCGGAATCGAGAGATATCGACAGTCGTACTTCAAGGCCCGTGGTATCCACCAGACAACAGAGACCGGCTCTCCCGCTGCTCTCTGGGAATTGGCCAACAAGGCCGGATTGAAGGACAAGGTCGCCTACGATGCTTTTACCAagtttgaagatgaggctcTTCAGGTCTACAAGGGCCTGTGGGCTCGGTTTGACGTCCCCAGGATAGTGGCTGGCGTCTTTGTTACTGCTGTTGGCCTTGTGATGCTTGTCATGTACGCATCGAAACCCGCAGACGAGGAGTTTGTGGTTGCCAATGACGCTGAACTCGATTATGCCGAGAGGCGATTGGAGCTTATGAATTTGAACCAGGAAGACAAGGAGGAACACCCGGATCAGGGTTACCACCGGAGTCTTTTGGGTGGATTGGCCGACGCTCGAGTGCTCTTCGTCGTGGGTGTTTTGGTTGCCGTGGGAGTTTACCGCCAGCAGCCTTTGGACGGCCTCGCAGCCCTGACTGTGACATTGCTGATCACTGGTGTCATCTCATCGCTTTCTACCGCCGGCAAGACGCTTGCCAACATTCTCCCCAAGACCTTTTGGGGCTGGCTGTCCGTTGTCCTTACTCTCAGCCATTCCATCGGATTTGCCTCCAACTCGTACACGATCTGGGAGGACTCGATCCTGTTGTTCTTCATGGCAACATTTGGAGTCGCTGTGCTCATCTCGTCGTTCCGCATCGAATCCAAGGTTGACCGCACAATGGCCATCTACCACACAGTCACATTCATCCTTCTCGGACGCTTGGCATCGTACTCCAAGCTTTGCCGCGAGGAGCAGATGCCCTACTGCACTTCGACTTACTACTCGTCTGTCACGTCCTCTACATCGGCTCCCTGGCAGCTTGTCATTCCCTTTgctgtcttcatcatcctgccGGATGTCATCAAGGCATTCCTGATTCCCTCGAAATCGTACGAGAGCCTGGCACCTACGTGGATCGGATATGCCTTCCGCGGCAGTTTATTCCTGTCTGCTCTATACTGGACTATTGATTCTGCCAACAACGGCGGATGGCTTGCCGAGCGATTCTCCGAGAGCACTCTCAAATCAACTGGGGTGTACTTGGCGCAGATTATCCTGGCGCTCTCTCTGATTGTCGGATCGACGTCGTTTGCCTGGGCACCGCCAAACATTTCCATCTTGTCGACACAGTCCAAGACTGGGCAGCTGGTGACGATTCTCGGATACGGCAACGCCATGGGTGCGCGATACCTCTACCTCCCGCTCAACCTGCTCGCCGCCTGCATCCTCCTCACAAAGCCCATGGGCTCGGGAGCCCTGGCCATTATGATGTGGCAGATCCTCTGCCTGGTCGAAATCATCGACCTCAACCAGCTCAAATCCGAGGCCATCGGCCCCGTCATGCTGGCCATCCTGGGCAACTTTTACTTCTTCAAAACCGGCCACCAGGCCGTCCTCTCCAGCATCCAATGGGACAGCGCCTTCAtccccctcttctccatccgcTACCCCTGGTCCCCTCTCGCCGTCGGCCTCAACACCTTTGCCGGCCaaatcatcgccgccgcctcggTGCCCCTCGTCGTGCTCTGGAAGGTCGGCCCCAAACAGCGCGGCGTGCTCGAGAAGTCTGCGCGCGCGCTGGCCGTCTTCATTGCGTACTTTGCCGTCGAGGCCCTTGCCACGATGAGCTGGGCGGGCTGGCTGCGGAGACATCTCATGCTGTACCGCGTGTTTTGCCCGCGCTTCATGCTGGCcgcgctgttgctgctggcgatggacCTGGTGGGCGTGTTGGTGTCGTTGGTGGGCGTGAGGACGAATACGATGGCGGTTTGCGAGGTGTTTGGGTGGGTGGAGTAG
- a CDS encoding uncharacterized protein (TransMembrane:5 (o15-40i52-72o84-104i124-141o147-164i)), protein MGNRFSTVHQYHTIILAHGIMAAMVFLFLVPLSVMLARFYTREPAHAMRYHARLGVFSGLLLVAAFILPFFAVGPSRSLSNPHHGIGVAIFVMFVVQLVGGRLIQHIMKSRSLRVTLHNWLGRAAALLGIIQVPLGLTLYGSPKVLFILYAVWMGFLLAVYFVLDYRAEGRHERYIPAGRSEAGNTRITESEYYSEHREHENSPLKWLGPLAAGAGIFALMRGRKKEHDDDRSRARTRSPSMTRSHGPTVISSRPSYFSEKYSDLPAQRSGGGGFFGKALGGAAAAFGAGKVFSNFMDRRDRRDEEYSAVSTETPHRNRSIRAATVSEFNSEYTDDVSTIPPSRHPAPTQTASAYGGRSSSPRRSNVRSNISRGDMMDESEYSSYVSPSRRPRDEPSGGGGFAKGVLATLGVGWFAKKFADRRAKKEEEDRLREEEEMRSGTQFSSRYSNTEYQSPVRRDSRRPPQRRSTVTGTEYSDGTESTFDTQTELSTMPPKGPRNTAAGVRPSTSALTSDEMSSPPRRGERLSMPTMPSDPHGILHRAEVESEVTSLADRPQGRHSSRRQMDSERAAAEAAARASSLAAREQRGRGGSSLASGPARPRDDKEHVRLRKVTEEETLAQTSRGRRDSQSSLSALESPTKNRRYRRDDSKRRAESAAESRVESSRVGSSRVQDDASRVGPMNPPNPSLAKGRRGRDSGYNSGQPPAQQSGQPGPSFLQPPGQNLPNPSITSVGSHGTWSGMESEVPTEVPTAPRNPPQSTPHQPPPADDKGNESAADNRRRRRAERRRASGSRPSGTENTYDTSTYDENDMF, encoded by the coding sequence ATGGGAAATCGCTTCTCCACCGTTCACCAATACCATACCATTATTCTGGCTCACGGCATTATGGCTGCCATGGTCTTTCTATTCCTGGTACCCCTGTCTGTGATGCTTGCGAGATTCTACACGAGAGAGCCTGCTCATGCGATGCGATACCATGCGCGGCTGGGCGTTTTCTCCGGCTTACTTCTGGTAGCAGCATTCATATTACCCTTCTTCGCAGTTGGACCAAGCCGATCTCTATCGAACCCGCACCATGGAATTGGAGTTGCCATCTTTGTCATGTTCGTTGTTCAGCTCGTGGGGGGTCGATTGATTCAGCATATCATGAAGAGTCGCTCTCTTCGCGTAACACTTCATAATTGGTTaggcagagctgcagcccTCCTTGGAATTATTCAGGTGCCCCTCGGACTTACCCTCTACGGATCGCCAAAAGTTCTTTTTATCTTATACGCGGTTTGGATGGGCTTCCTTCTCGCAGTCTATTTTGTTCTCGACTACCGGGCCGAGGGACGCCATGAGCGATACATCCCAGCGGGGCGCTCTGAAGCGGGCAACACTCGCATCACGGAATCCGAGTACTACTCTGAACACAGGGAGCACGAGAATTCTCCCCTGAAATGGCTGGGACCCTTggcggctggcgctggaatATTTGCTCTGATGAGAGGACGCAAGAAAGAGCATGACGACGACCGCAGCCGAGCCCGCACACGGTCGCCATCCATGACGAGAAGCCATGGACCAACGGTAATCTCATCACGGCCAAGCTACTTCTCCGAAAAGTACTCTGATCTTCCGGCACAACGaagtggtggaggaggtttCTTCGGCAAGGCATTGGGCGGTGCGGCTGCCGCTTTTGGTGCTGGAAAGGTCTTTTCTAACTTTATGGATCGTCGCGACCGGCGAGACGAAGAGTATTCTGCTGTATCTACTGAAACTCCTCACCGCAACAGGTCGATACGCGCTGCAACAGTAAGCGAATTCAACAGCGAGTATACTGATGATGTGTCAACCATTCCACCATCTCGCCATCCTGCTCCCACTCAAACTGCTTCCGCCTATGGAGGTCGGAGCTCATCTCCACGACGCTCCAACGTTCGCAGCAACATTTCGAGAGGAGATATGATGGATGAATCTGAATACTCGTCGTACGTTTCTCCATCACGACGACCGCGTGATGAGCcttctggcggcggcggttttGCCAAGGGAGTGCTTGCTACTTTGGGAGTTGGATGGTTCGCCAAGAAGTTTGCCGACAGACGTgccaaaaaggaagaagaggatcgGCtgagggaggaagaggagatgcGGTCCGGCACTCAGTTCTCCTCCAGGTACAGCAACACCGAATATCAATCTCCAGTCCGAAGGGACTCTCGTCGTCCGCCTCAAAGGCGCAGCACCGTGACAGGAACCGAGTATTCAGATGGAACGGAATCTACGTTTGACACCCAGACCGAGCTTTCCACCATGCCTCCAAAGGGACCGCGGAATACGGCTGCTGGAGTACGACCCAGCACTTCTGCGTTGACCTCTGATGAAATGTCGTCGCCACCGAGGCGGGGCGAGCGTCTGTCCATGCCTACCATGCCTAGTGATCCCCATGGCATATTACACCGTGCCGAAGTTGAATCCGAAGTGACTTCGCTTGCCGACCGACCTCAGGGGCGCCATTCTTCAAGACGGCAAATGGATAGCGAGAGAGCTGCGGCCGAAGCGGCTGCCCGTGCTAGCAGCCTGGCAGCCAGGGAACAGCGAGGACGCGGCGGATCAAGCCTGGCGAGCGGGCCCGCAAGACCGCGTGATGACAAGGAACATGTCAGACTGCGAAAGGTTACTGAGGAGGAGACCTTGGCACAGACGAGCCGGGGCCGAAGAGATTCTCAATCAAGCCTTTCGGCACTCGAGTCTCCTACCAAGAATCGACGGTACCGCAGAGACGACAGCAAGAGGAGGGCGGAATCGGCAGCCGAAAGCCGAGTCGAAAGCAGCCGagtcggcagcagcagagtcCAAGATGATGCCAGCCGCGTAGGGCCAATGAATCCGCCGAACCCATCACTGGCCAAGGGCAGACGTGGTAGGGATTCAGGTTATAACTCGGGCCAACCTCCTGCCCAGCAATCCGGCCAACCTGGACCTTCATTCTTACAACCGCCCGGCCAGAATCTACCAAATCCTTCAATCACTAGTGTTGGCAGCCATGGTACTTGGAGTGGCATGGAAAGCGAAGTGCCAACCGAGGTCCCAACCGCACCGCGAAACCCGCCACAAAGCACGCCACATCAACCGCCGCCAGCTGACGACAAGGGCAACGAGTCCGCGGCAGACAATAGGCGAAGGCGACGTGCGGAGCGACGACGAGCCAGCGGCAGTCGTCCTTCCGGAACGGAGAATACGTACGATACTAGCACGTACGATGAGAATGATATGTtctag
- a CDS encoding uncharacterized protein (EggNog:ENOG41): MMASGHGVQQPPAGTLSPPDSSSSASQSPISPTHGVRMAQAVADVPDTGLASKPEDPAKASEIKEDGDGPSRESAVSAACLACRSKHLKCDGQSPCSRCVGSNFECIYVASRRGYKGPRRGTAQNPNKRHATSPPDTDSISIAPSECPMLLGAGVSSAMSVPVPSNPMSIHGFSPSLMPEASPAASYQDTPGVSQAQLYRSYCSINGIEPNGLVTGTHLPFPAHFPMQTLQERCIDSFYRYFHGSHPFVLPREHLLPLANGTTLDPLMAVIRWVGSLFIDVGKSRPSLYDDAMRLLDDLSFPQDGFKVQAMMLSIVALDGCCENTKAAELLGRTETLALQIGLNKGHFASLNGRGNPVLEESWRRTWWDLFIIDGMIAGVHRMTNFLLYDVPTDVNLPCEESQYFAGHIPPPMTLEELEDRDFSGDERRFSSFAYRILCGRNLGRFMRTPPIYGPEDENLGRIEALLTNWRLHLPEDKKDSLTANGQLDEMMFQAHMMMYATSILLHQPHSQLDSSPSQKITSCAPYQLVPAGDLFNKHTKHTIASANGISKLITHRVPLLSHTHFFTCVITLSSIVHLNKWALFFIQHDDDDLRQQIRLNIGALNELSAVWGAADRARGQVKGVAQEIYHIKKEQQKNPQFWLGFTQEDVINSIAADESIISNFDDMTPPHLLG, translated from the exons ATGATGGCGAGTGGCCATGGCGTGCAGCAGCCACCGGCTGGGACCCTGTCGCCTCCTGATTCTTCGTCATCCGCATCTCAGTCGCCGATTTCCCCGACGCATGGAGTCCGGATGGCTCAAGCAGTCGCCGACGTGCCCGACACTGGCCTCGCCAGCAAGCCCGAAGACCCAGCCAAGGCCTCCGAGatcaaagaagacggcgacggccCCTCGCGCGAGTCGGCCGTTTCTGCCGCCTGCCTGGCCTGC CGGAGCAAACATCTCAAATGCGACGGCCAGTCCCCATGCTCGCGATGCGTTGGCTCCAACTTCGAATGCATCTACGTAGCTTCTCGACGCGGCTACAAGGGCCCTCGCCGAGGAACCGCCCAGAACCCAAACAAACGCCATGCCACCTCTCCTCCGGACACCGACTCCATCAGCATCGCGCCGTCCGAGTGCCCCATGCTGCTGGGCGCCGGAGTCTCCAGCGCCATGTCGGTGCCCGTGCCGTCGAACCCAATGTCCATCCACGGCTTCAGCCCCAGCTTGATGCCCGAGGcgtctccagcagcatcttaCCAAGACACCCCGGGCGTCTCGCAAGCTCAGTTGTACAGGTCATATTGTAGCATCAACGGCATTGAGCCGAACGGCCTGGTGACGGGTACCCACCTCCCTTTCCCCGCTCACTTTCCCATGCAGACCCTCCAGGAGAGGTGCATCGACTCATTCTACCGTTACTTTCATGGATCGCACCCTTTTGTGCTGCCCAGGGAGCACCTGCTGCCGCTTGCCAATGGGACGACCCTTGACCCACTGATGGCCGTGATCCGATGGGTGGGATCGCTCTTCATCGATGTCGGCAAATCAAGGCCGAGTCTGTACGATGACGCCATGCGTCTTCTGGACGACTTGAGCTTTCCTCAGGACGGATTCAAGGTCCAGGCCATGATGCTGTCCATCGTTGCCCTGGACGGCTGCTGTGAAAACACAAAGGCAGCCGAGCTGCTTGGCCGCACCGAGACACTGGCCCTCCAGATTGGTCTTAACAAGGGGCATTTTGCTTCTCTAAATGGGCGGGGCAACCCAGTGCTGGAGGAGAGTTGGCGGCGAACATGGTGGGATCTGTTCATCATTGACGGCATGATTGCCGGCGTTCATCGAATGACCAATTTCTTGCTCTATGATGTCCCTACGGATGTCAACCTTCCATGCGAGGAATCGCAGTATTTTGCAGGG CACATACCTCCACCTATGACCTTGGAAGAGCTAGAAGACCGGGACTTTTCTGGTGATGAGCGCCgattctcttcctttgcGTACAGGATTCTCTGTGGACGAAACCTGGGTAGATTTATGAGGACACCTCCCATCTATGGGCCAGAGGATGAAAATTTGGGTCGCATCGAGGCCCTTCTTACCAACTGGCGACTCCATTTGCCAGAGGATAAGAAGGACTCGTTAACAGCCAACGGCCAACTGGATGAGATGATGTTCCAGGCGCATATGATGATGTACGCTACGTCGATCCTGCTTCACCAACCTCATTCGCAGCTCGACTCGTCGCCCTCTCAGAAAATCACCTCCTGCGCACCGTATCAGCTCGTTCCGGCTGGAGACCTCTTCAACAAGCATACAAAGCACACAATTGCATCGGCAAACGGCATCAGCAAGTTGATTACGCACCGAGTGCCACTGCTGTCTCACACTCATTTCTTCACCTGCGTCATCACCCTCTCTTCAATTGTGCATCTCAATAAGTGggcgctcttcttcattcaacacgacgatgacgacctGAGACAGCAGATTCGTCTCAATATCGGCGCCTTGAATGAGCTATCCGCCGTATGGGGCGCTGCGGACAGAGCTCGGGGGCAGGTAAAGGGCGTTGCCCAGGAGATTTATCACATCAAgaaagagcagcagaagaatcCTCAGTTCTGGCTTGGTTTCACTCAAGAGGATGTTATCAACAGCATTGCTGCTGATGAATCCATCATCAGCAACTTTGATGACATGACGCCACCGCATTTGCTCGGCTAA